A window of Methanolobus sediminis contains these coding sequences:
- a CDS encoding YbgA family protein: protein MEEFPRPVLLVSRCLEFDKVRFNGQKVSSPIVRNLMQFADMKIVCPEVEIGLGVPRAPLRIIRMNDKYRLVQPGTGLDLTEKMNAFAESFLDELGEVDGFIFKGLSPSMGLGNVKVYARMQMSPVVDRSAGFFAGHVINRYRGYPMEESERLLNASIRHHFLTSIYAFADFRNIKSNASVDSLLDFHRKNSFLFMSCNPELFEKMSGLLTGSGKADQVFEEYGSLLKEILRRPGSEYLKIETAKKMFLISDGKDINESSFFEEMLRRYADNRISWDAVIEILRMISFRAFGKNSYKDRFLYPYPEEIKAPSDENREKDYWDNEWNKW, encoded by the coding sequence ATGGAAGAGTTTCCAAGACCGGTACTTCTGGTAAGCAGGTGCCTTGAATTTGACAAGGTTCGATTTAATGGACAGAAGGTAAGTTCTCCTATTGTCCGGAACCTAATGCAATTTGCAGATATGAAAATAGTCTGTCCCGAGGTTGAAATTGGTCTTGGTGTTCCCAGAGCTCCTCTTAGGATTATCAGAATGAATGATAAATACAGACTTGTGCAGCCAGGCACAGGTCTGGATCTTACAGAAAAGATGAATGCTTTTGCTGAAAGCTTTCTTGATGAATTGGGAGAGGTTGACGGTTTTATTTTCAAAGGACTTTCCCCGAGTATGGGTCTTGGAAATGTGAAGGTCTATGCCAGGATGCAAATGTCCCCTGTTGTTGACAGGTCTGCAGGATTTTTTGCCGGACATGTTATAAATCGATATCGTGGTTATCCCATGGAAGAAAGTGAAAGGCTGCTTAATGCAAGCATAAGGCATCATTTCCTGACAAGTATCTATGCTTTTGCAGATTTCAGAAATATAAAATCCAATGCATCCGTAGATTCACTGCTGGATTTTCACAGAAAGAACAGTTTTCTATTTATGTCCTGCAATCCGGAGCTTTTTGAAAAAATGTCCGGATTGCTTACAGGTTCCGGGAAAGCAGATCAGGTATTTGAAGAGTATGGGTCTCTTCTGAAGGAAATACTGAGAAGACCGGGTTCTGAATATCTGAAAATTGAAACCGCAAAGAAGATGTTCTTAATTTCTGATGGTAAAGACATCAATGAAAGTTCTTTCTTTGAGGAAATGCTAAGACGCTATGCAGACAACAGAATTAGCTGGGATGCTGTTATTGAAATTCTCAGAATGATTTCCTTCAGGGCTTTTGGCAAGAATTCTTATAAGGACAGGTTCCTGTATCCTTATCCAGAGGAAATTAAAGCACCTTCGGATGAGAACAGGGAGAAAGATTACTGGGATAATGAATGGAACAAATGGTGA
- a CDS encoding O-acetyl-ADP-ribose deacetylase, producing MSYHDTISVILGDIVEQEVDAIVNAANNSLLGGGGVDGAIHHAAGPELLKECRTLGGCPTGEAKITEGYLLPAKWVIHTVGPIWNGGHNREDELLVNAYRNSLLLAEEYDIKSIAFPGISIGAYGFPVSRASVLAVRTILEHMETGGSLEDIRLICFNNEAYHFYSNALELTVPDIYSNE from the coding sequence ATGAGCTATCATGATACTATCAGTGTTATCTTAGGCGATATCGTAGAGCAGGAAGTTGATGCAATAGTGAATGCAGCCAACAATTCTCTGCTTGGAGGAGGAGGCGTTGACGGTGCCATCCACCATGCAGCAGGTCCAGAACTCCTAAAGGAATGCCGGACCCTTGGCGGGTGCCCTACTGGCGAGGCAAAGATCACTGAAGGATACCTTCTACCTGCTAAATGGGTTATACACACTGTCGGCCCTATATGGAACGGAGGACATAACCGGGAGGATGAACTTCTTGTTAATGCTTACAGGAATTCGCTTCTGCTTGCAGAAGAATATGATATCAAAAGTATCGCATTCCCGGGAATTAGTATCGGAGCCTATGGTTTCCCGGTTAGCAGAGCATCAGTACTGGCAGTGAGGACTATTCTTGAACACATGGAAACCGGTGGGTCACTTGAAGATATCAGGCTTATCTGTTTTAATAATGAAGCCTATCATTTTTATTCAAATGCCCTTGAGCTCACTGTACCAGACATATACAGTAATGAATAA
- a CDS encoding aminoacyl-histidine dipeptidase, which produces MDEITERILSHFREVSSIPRCSKNEEKIAMWLKQWALHHGFSVKFDSVNNIVIGVAGSKGCEYLPSIVVQGHMDMVCEKTQDIDHDFSKDYIVPVVDGEWLRAQGTTLGADNGIAIAIALALAEDKGLKHPPLELLFTVDEETGLTGANALTHDFISGEILLNVDSEDEGVFTVGCAGGLNTTITMPVDLSPLPENMITFNLVVNGLAGGHSGVDIHEGRANANKLIAGALNSIADRMDIRIVDIKGGSAHNAIPRYAQAIVAVLANKQEELSKLISDLESEMKSDYSEIETGLAIRIEGCSSPSFDLQKETMESIGPETSSRIIGLLQELPHGVASMSADIEGLVETSSNLATINIKDGKLVVISSQRSSVDSGLAALTSSIENIAKKYGADYEHNSGYPPWQPDMSSPLLKRCMEIYSSVFTKKAKIEVIHAGLECAVIGSKFENIDMISFGPTIKNPHSPDECLHIPSIRKIWDFMVVLLESFAVMDEKKKRGKAKKKGKGQSSRS; this is translated from the coding sequence ATGGACGAGATCACAGAACGAATACTTTCACATTTCAGGGAAGTCAGTAGTATTCCCAGATGCTCCAAGAATGAGGAAAAAATAGCCATGTGGCTTAAACAGTGGGCATTACATCATGGTTTTAGTGTAAAGTTCGATAGTGTGAATAATATTGTTATCGGAGTTGCGGGTTCAAAAGGATGTGAGTACCTGCCTTCAATTGTTGTCCAGGGACACATGGACATGGTTTGTGAGAAGACACAGGACATCGATCACGATTTCAGTAAGGATTACATAGTTCCTGTAGTGGATGGTGAGTGGCTCAGAGCACAGGGTACAACTCTGGGAGCTGATAACGGTATAGCAATTGCCATTGCGCTTGCACTGGCAGAAGACAAAGGCTTAAAACACCCTCCACTTGAACTTCTCTTTACGGTGGACGAGGAAACCGGGCTTACCGGAGCCAATGCCCTTACACATGATTTTATCTCCGGGGAAATATTGCTTAATGTGGATTCCGAGGATGAGGGTGTATTCACAGTCGGGTGTGCAGGAGGACTTAATACTACAATCACCATGCCAGTTGATCTTTCACCTCTGCCTGAAAACATGATAACTTTCAACCTGGTGGTTAATGGTCTTGCGGGTGGTCATTCAGGTGTGGATATCCATGAAGGTCGTGCAAATGCCAATAAACTGATTGCAGGAGCATTAAACTCAATTGCTGACAGGATGGATATTAGAATTGTAGATATAAAAGGTGGTTCTGCTCATAATGCAATTCCCCGTTATGCTCAGGCTATAGTAGCTGTTTTGGCTAATAAGCAAGAAGAATTATCTAAACTCATATCTGATCTTGAAAGTGAAATGAAGTCAGATTATTCTGAGATCGAAACCGGGCTTGCTATTAGAATTGAAGGATGTTCTTCTCCTTCTTTTGATTTGCAAAAAGAAACAATGGAATCAATAGGTCCTGAAACTTCATCCCGGATCATCGGACTTTTGCAGGAGCTTCCACATGGAGTTGCTTCAATGTCAGCTGACATAGAAGGACTTGTTGAAACCTCAAGTAATCTCGCTACGATCAACATCAAAGACGGAAAACTTGTAGTTATCTCAAGCCAGCGTAGTTCCGTTGACTCAGGGCTTGCAGCTCTCACTTCATCAATAGAAAATATAGCAAAGAAATACGGTGCAGATTATGAACATAATTCAGGTTATCCACCGTGGCAGCCGGATATGTCTTCTCCTTTACTGAAACGCTGCATGGAAATTTATTCGTCTGTTTTTACTAAAAAAGCAAAGATAGAGGTAATACATGCAGGTCTGGAATGTGCTGTTATAGGTTCAAAGTTTGAGAACATTGATATGATATCCTTCGGACCTACTATAAAAAATCCGCATTCTCCTGATGAATGTCTTCACATTCCTTCCATCAGGAAGATATGGGATTTCATGGTAGTGTTACTGGAATCTTTTGCTGTAATGGATGAAAAGAAAAAACGTGGCAAGGCTAAAAAGAAGGGAAAAGGTCAGAGTTCAAGGTCATAA